ATTCTCCTTTACCTGTATGGTATGTGCTTATGAGTTTGGAGGTCTCGGTATTTTTTCGCAAGGCCATAGTCAATGACAAATACCTGCGGACAATGCTCAACTGTTTTTAGATGGTAACTTTGCCAGAAAACAACTAGTCATTTCTCTATCCATGGATACACAACTGACAACATTAtacaatttcagaaaactaatAATCATTTCGCTTGAAAGCATAATCACCCCTATTACTTGATATGATTGTTACGCTACAAAGTAGTTATTAATGAGAAACATGGTTCCTTACATCATTCAACTTCACCATTATCATTAGACATCAAATAGTAGGATACTTAAATAATGTACACTTAGACATTCCGAAGTGTTTCATATGCAAAACGTTTTGATTTGACATTGCCCAACTGGTAAACAGAATGCTTTCAATAGGAAAACTGATTCTTAGTAAGGTTTAGCAAAAGTAGTACAAACCTGGTTTGCTTTACGCCCTAAACCCATGAGAAAATTATCAGGCTTGATATCACGATGTAGAAACCCCTTTGTGTGCATATACTCTACTCTACTGATCTGTATCCAATACCAAGAAGATCAATCACAAGCGAAGTGAAGAACTTATTAACATTACATTAGTATGCGGTTTCAAGAAGACCAAAAAAAACACAAGAATAATATAGAACTGTAAGATAGACTCACCATCTGATCTGCAAGCATTAGTACAGTTTTGAGGGAGAACTTTCTGCCGCAGTAGTTAAATAAGTCCTCCAGACTTGGACCAAGCAGATCAATCACCATGACATTGTACTCCCCCTCCACCCCAAACCACTTCAGATGTGGAATCCCAGCTTCAAATCAGAGCAGAAAGGAAACAAATCAATAAAGGGCCAGTGTAATTGGAGTAACCAACTTCTACTGTGGTTACACTTACTTCCACCCTGCAAAAGCATGTACAGTTTTGATTCATAGTGAAGCTGAGGGTGCCGTGATTTCACCGATTCCTAAAAAGTTATACACACACAAAATAAGGTGAGCAGGCAATCCTAGATTCCTAATAATAACTAAGGGTGACAAACAATATCAATGCCAAAAATCAAGTTCTTCTGAAAATGATCAGTCGCATAGAAAGTAGAAGATATACTGAATATATATGTGCCAAAAGGTACTTTGATATGCCACTGTTGATATTACTGCATCCAAGCAGTATTCATTGTCAGTTAACACACTAATTCAGTTTAGCATACATAGAGAAAACATTACTCCATAGAAACTAAAATCTAACTTTGAGAATCATTGAATCAGAACAAACAAGAGATTAACATCCCACAGCTGCTTTTCAGCATTGATACACTTCTAAGGACTACAACAGGTTCATTGACTCAAATTAGCATTCCTATCTCCAGAATTATATTGTGTGTTAGAAATGATTCATTTCACAAGTATGAAGATTATTTCCAGAATCCCAGGTCTCACTGTTGACAATTTGTAGCGAGAGCCATAGACAATGTTGGATACATATCATTTCTGTACATTAAACTCTTTGCCGTAATTGCCCATCTCCTAATACGCCATAATGCTAGCAAGGAGACGTAGCAATGATTAGTCTAACTTCAGATGCAAATTACTACTACAACTGGAGTGAACTCCTAACTCTGAACTGGTCACCTAGACATGGACTGTGGACACTAAAATAGCACGGGAAGTTGTTCGTGGCATACCAGTTTGACGGCCACCTCTTCACCATTCTGCACGTTGACGGCTGCAAATAAATCAAGCAAGCACTGTCAGAAATCAGAGGCATGCATACACCAGAGGACACCCGGAGACAAAGGAAACGCAAACAGCCAGCGACCAACTCACCGAGGTAGAGCTCCCCGAAGGACCCGCTACCGATCTTCTTCCCGAGCTTGAACTTCCCCCCGACCACCTGCTCCATCCCGGCAGCCAAATGCGCGCGCTAGCGCTACGCCCACCACCGACTCCACACCGACAGAGAGCTCCGCTCCAGATCCCAGCCACGCGCCTCAAACAGCCCCGCGGACCGACCGCATTGCCACGGTAACGCTGGCCTCGATCGGACCGAACCCGAAAGCGACCGCCGAACCGCCGAGCCCCCgagccgggcggcggcgaggccagGCCCCCGCAGCAACGCGAGGTCAACCTCCCGCCGGGGACGCAGACGGAGCCGATCGTGGGGGACCGGCCGGGCCGGCGAGCGGGCCTGGGGATTCGCGGGGGAGAGATCCGGGGCGAGGAGGTTCCTCGTCTGGATTAAACAAACTGGAGAATTTTTTGGAAGCGGAGGCGAGTTAAAGAGGTGTGTCggggggaggagggaggagggaggaagacgggggcgcggcgcggggaaGGTGGGAATTGGGAAATGGAGGCGAGGGGATAGGAGCCGGAGCCGCGGAGCCGGGGTCGAGTGTTGGAGTGGGATGCTTTTTTCGCTTTGCGATTCGTGCTCCCCTCCGGATTATACGCCTGCGCAAATCCCGTGCCCTCCGCCGTCTTACGCCAGCAGCTGCCATCGTGGGCGGCCTTTTTCGTATGGGTTGTCACGTCCTTGTCACTTGTCGTTGCGTACAAAAGTATGCATACGTGTACCGAGCAAGTAGTGCTGCATGTATAATAAAATTCAACAATACTTTCAAAACAAAAATCAACTATACTTTACAGCATTCGCCTCTTCATAGTAGTACAAAATAACGACCACCACACCTCTTACTTCCCGGCTCGTGCTAGTACTGCTTGTCAGTGGTAAAGAagcttagggcctgtttggagaCTAGTGCTAATGCACAAAATTGATAAACTTTAGCATTAGCACCTCCAAACAGGAGTGCTAATGAGAGTGCTACAGTTTAGCAAACTTCAAAAATATGGGCAAAACATTAGATGGGGAGAAGCAGCTAATAGGTGCTAATGCCCCTCCATTAGCATGTAATTAGCACATGGCTCCAAACAGGATATGGCTAAAGTCTAGCCATCTAAACTTTAGCACTTGAAATTAGCTCCTCCAAACAGGGCCTTAATCAAGGAAGCAATTTTAGCTGTGCAGAGAACAAGCTTGTAAAAAACGATGAGGCATTGCTTCTGTTTCAGTTCACACCAGCGGCCACGAGCCGACGAGGCGGTGCAACATCAGTCAGCTGGATCTTGGACTAACGCGACCTCCAGCTGTAGTCTCCGCTGTAAGCAATATGGGCTGGCTGGGTACTTACACATGGGGCTGGATGGTCCCAGATTCATAACGAGGAATCAATGAACCCATTCATGGCGTGCTCGTGCCGAGTACAGCTACAGCTGCGAAGGCCACAGCATGCCCACCGGAAGGAGGAGAATCCACACGCACCGGTTGCGTCTGTGCCCGGCGCTCCAACCTCGGATTGCCGGATCACTGCAGAAGTTGCGTCCTGCGATAAAAGTTCAGCATCGGTACATGCCGTTCAGACCTGGCTCCTGATGCTGCGGTTTTACACTGCAGAGACAGTACATTGCTCTGGTGGCTCCATGATGAAAGAAGGAGAAATAATGGCGCTGCCCAGAGTCCAGAATGTGCTGCTATTGCCCAGAATCATGGGCGTCCACCACGGGCTGCTCAATTGGTGTGCCCTGTAAGCATGAAAGGGAGATGAGTGCAATCATGTTACTTTCCGAGACAAAAAGGACGCATTTGCCTGAAAAGACTTCAAGCAAAGGCACGGCATTCGTGCTCAATGATAGGTGCAGATCAGACCATTTTGCGTTCTAGTGATGGATCCCACCTCCACATCCTAGAAATGCTAGCGTGAAGTGCCCTTGAATAATAACGTGGCGCATGATTTCCAATATTTCGAACAAAGGAAAAACCGCCCAGCTATTGAAAAATTAATAAAGCAGAGTTTTGCAAAAGGCCGAACCACGCTGGGGACACCAACTGACATTACAGGAATCAAGTTCTAAGAAACCAGAGCATGCTTTCCAATATAAAGTTTCCTTGTGTTCTCCAGTTGTGCAGGGTCATGTGAATGATTTGGTTGTGTAATATGATGGCCCCATAAGATTCAGTTACTCAAAATCTAATTTTCAGTTGAGGTATGCAGAGAGACAGAGAGTAATATGCTCAATACATGCATGATTTAACAATTTCCTAAAGTCTCTTGAGATGAGGATCTGCTGCTTCGTACAAGTTTGATTGATACCTGAAGGATAAATGTTGCAACTTGTCATGCCAGACCTGTAGACTTGTATATAATCTTCATGCGGTGTTACAACCACAGCTGCAATGAAAACAAGATAATCATTAAGACATTTGACCAAACAGAATTTACTTATGCTGTTAGATATCACATGGAAGTACAAAAGGCCGGTAAAAAAATGAGTGGCTAAAAAAGAACAGTAAGTTAAACCTCACCCTCATATTGCAAAGATCTTTTCTAGCTGTTGATTTGTCATTCTATTTGCTGGGTCATTACAATCAAATGGCACTAGAAAGGTTGACGAATTAGACTTGCCCAAATATATAGATAAAGTTGATAAAATGGCCTTCAAGGCATTATAGCCAAATGCCATATTCCTAGATTCTGTTATATACATATAATTTAGTTCTAACAAGGATGTCTGAAATAGTTCAAGAGCCGTGCTTTCGTAGCAAGTATTTCACTGGTTAATTAAGTGTTGGATAGTCAGGTGCTAGCTAAAGCATACATGTATTGGTTGAAACTGAATGAACAACATTAGCATGCGAAAAAAAAACATTTTAATAACTTAACAGCTTGTTatttttaagttttaacagcTAATTTGACAGATGAAATAGCAAGAAAAATTTTGGGCTTGTTatttttaagttttaacagcTAATTTGACAGATGAAATAGCAAGAAAAATTTTAGAGTCCAAATCCAAATGATGATTTGAAGAGGTTGAAGAACATGAAACTGGTAAAGGTTATGAACATATGGTAATACATGAGAAGAAGCTGAGAGTTATGATGATAGCAGCATAGGACAGACATGTGAGGAACGAAATACACATAACTCCTCAAAGAATGATTAGACCAAGGTAACAGCAGATCAGAGATCTTGATTCAGCAAAGATTGCTGCAGGGTGCTCACTCAATCAAATGATTGCAAGTATGAGTGTTGTGCTACATTCAATACAAGCAATCAAAGTAACAGGTATTACTCAGTATTTTCACCATAGTCAACAACATCAAGGCTGGATGATTAACTAATTAAACACACTTCACGTACCCGTAACTTAATGTATTCTTATGCAGGTGTGGGATTAGGTGACCCATGACCGTGACCATGATTCAATGATGAAAGATAATAATTCCAGGAATGGAGCATACCCTAGCTAGTAGGTTAATGGAAGTTACAAAACAACAAAAGGCACCTGAATCAGAAGAAACTACATTTTTTTTATCCTCAAACTGAGAAGAAACTAAAATTTGTGAGCAAAAATGGTTTATGTGGGGAACACACTGCAGCTGAATTTTATGTCATGAAAAAGCAGCCATTTGATTGTAAAAACAGTAAGTTTACCCTAATGTGTTCAAAGAATCAAGACACATGGTGATGTGTATGGCTTTCAATTGTGCTTACTGTCCTCTTTAGCCCCACTCACTATAGTCTTCAAAAGAGAGTATGAGACTGACTGACTCATTATGAACCAACTGACTTGGTTTTCTAAACTAAAGGCAACCTTCAGTTCTGCTTGGGATTGCACTAAAATTTCAGAAATATGCAAATACCTTATATCCTTGTCATGATGGAAAACACTTGTAGATTGGGAAGGCTTCTTTCGATCAGTTGCCCACACTCAGTATAGACAGCATGCAGTAGGAACTCATTTCACAAACAtatgttatcccaaagtgttATCCAATCACCAAAAGTCCCCACAGGAACAGTTTCCATCCTTAAAGTGGTGGAAACGGTTCGCATCACGCACAACAATCTCTCTCTCAGCTAATTTTGAAATATACTTTGTTACTGTGTGGCAATCAATACAGGCTCGGAGATTCTTCATCACACGAATTGTGGTTCCAGGTGGTGTGCTTATAATACCAAACACTACAGCAAGTTTTTCACTGTGACCACATAACACATATCTCTTCTGCTCCTCTTCAATATCCTGGAAAACATCCTCTGTGTTAGGCACATATCCTTGGCGTGCCATCTTCTCTGAGAAAACATTCAGTGTATCAATAATCCTATCATACCAAGGATGGGACCTATCATGAGCTACAAACACATGCAGTTTATTCTTCACTTCAATCCAACTGCAAGCTGGATCCTTCTTCATACCCTTATTTCTCATAGATTTCCGTAGGCGTGCTGCTTCATTCCATCTCCCAGAAGCTGAATACACATTTGATAAAACTACATGAGATCCAATGCACGTTGGCTCAAGCTCCATAATTTTCTTGGCTACTTCCTCAGCTAATGAAGTATTTTTATGGACTCTGCAAGCCCTTAACAATGTGGACCACACACTTGCAGTTGGCTTTATTTGCATCTTAGATATAAAATTATATGATTCATCCAACTCTCCTGCACGGCCAAGGATATCTGCAAGTGCTGCACAATGCTCTAGAGTAGGAACAATTCCATAATGATCTGATATACTATTGAAATACTTCCAGCCCTTATCCACCAACCCAGCATGACTGCATGCAGTCAGAACCGCAAGAAAGGTGATATGATTAGGCTTCACATTTCCCAATTCCATTCTCTCAAACAGCACAAGAGCCTCTCTTGCTGGACCATGCACTGCATACCCCATGATCATAGCGGTCCATGATACAATGTCAGGTGAAGGCATCCTGTCAAAGATGCGACGGGCAATGCTAATTTCCCCACATTTGCAGTACATGTCAATCAGGGAGCTAGATATAAACAGATTATCTTCAAACCCACTCTGGATCACATATGCGTGCAGCTGCTTCCCAAAGCGCAACAACGCCAAATTGCCACAAGCAGGTATGAGGCTTGAGAAAGTCACAGGCACAGGCCTAACTCCAGCCTGCAGCATCCGACGAAATATTCCAAGAGCCTCCTCAACTGAACCATTTTGTGCACACCCTGCAAGCATGGAGTTCCACAGAATTGGGTCACGTACTGGGAGATTGT
The sequence above is drawn from the Panicum hallii strain FIL2 chromosome 7, PHallii_v3.1, whole genome shotgun sequence genome and encodes:
- the LOC112899611 gene encoding putative pentatricopeptide repeat-containing protein At3g23330, with amino-acid sequence MSIAAATYAPSPPPPSWVYHIRVAAAQGHFRDAVSLFLRMRASAAPRSSVLASLPAALKSCAALGLGALGASLHGLAIRSGAFADRFTANALLNFYCKLPDSYLHPSGVTTVDGTGSPTALESVRKVFDEMLERDVVSWNTLMMGCAEEGRHQEALGLLRKMWRDGFRPDSFTLSSVLPIFAECADVKRGMEVHGFAIRNGFDKDVFVGSSLIDMYANCTRTDYSVKVFDNLPVRDPILWNSMLAGCAQNGSVEEALGIFRRMLQAGVRPVPVTFSSLIPACGNLALLRFGKQLHAYVIQSGFEDNLFISSSLIDMYCKCGEISIARRIFDRMPSPDIVSWTAMIMGYAVHGPAREALVLFERMELGNVKPNHITFLAVLTACSHAGLVDKGWKYFNSISDHYGIVPTLEHCAALADILGRAGELDESYNFISKMQIKPTASVWSTLLRACRVHKNTSLAEEVAKKIMELEPTCIGSHVVLSNVYSASGRWNEAARLRKSMRNKGMKKDPACSWIEVKNKLHVFVAHDRSHPWYDRIIDTLNVFSEKMARQGYVPNTEDVFQDIEEEQKRYVLCGHSEKLAVVFGIISTPPGTTIRVMKNLRACIDCHTVTKYISKLAEREIVVRDANRFHHFKDGNCSCGDFW